TATAATAGTTATAGCTTTCTTTTCGATATATAAGAATAATAATGTTTCTTCTTCTTTAATAGGTAAACTAATTCCTTTAAATTTATACGGTCAACTAATAGAACTTAGTAATCAAGATTATAATATTACTGCAAATCCCATTACTCTTAGATTATTGCCCTATAATTTCTCTTCTAATGGAAAGCCAGCTGTTATATTTGTAGGTGCAGAGTGGTGTCCCTATTGTGCGGTAGAAAGATGGTCCTTAATAATAGCCTTATTAAGATTTGGTAATTTCTCTAACTTAGAATATATGCTCTCCAGTTCCACAGATATATACCCAAACACGCCAACTTTCACCTTCGTTAATTCAACATATTATAGTCCATATATCTCCTTTGTCCCGATAGAATACGAGGATAGAGAAGGTCAACCTTTAATGAAAATCCCAGTAAACGTATATAACGTATGGATGGAGTACGGCAACGGATCGATCCCATTTTTAATAATAGGATACTATTATGAAGTAGGAACTACTATAAACCCTGGACTCTTATCAGGTAAAAACTGGACTTACGTCATTAACCAGTTACACAATCCTAATAGTGAAATATATAAACAAATTTACGAACAAGCTAATCTGATAACCGAGGCGATATGCCATATAGATGGTAATAGACCAGTAAGCGTTTGTAGTCACTTCTCTTCAGTTCAGCCTAATATACAAAATTACTATTTAATTACTATTTATGATAACAAAAATTATTTTAAATCTAATAAATCTTAGTCTAATTTATAGTATGAAGACTTTTGAAGAAAAGTTAAGCTTTTTGTAATTAATTTACCCATAATAAATCATAAGTGTAGAGATTAGTAGAACCGCAGATCTCACATTTATTATCGTCCAAATCATTTACACTTCCGCATAGTTTACAAACCTTGTAAATCCCACCTTTCCTGTACCCGTTCTTAAGGAGAGTGTTTCTTATCTTTTCAACGTTTTCCGATAATGAGATAAATTTAAAAATAAGCCTATTGTCGTAAGTTATTATTATATTTCCCAAAAATCTATTGATTCTTATACCTATTAATATTTTTGAATCATTTAATTTTAACTCATAGCTCTTAAATGTGAAATTTCTTATAACTAGTTTATCTGCATTAAATACTAACTCATAACTTAGGGATGATAGGAGAAGTAATAGGAAAATGAAGGAAA
The genomic region above belongs to Saccharolobus caldissimus and contains:
- a CDS encoding DUF929 family protein — its product is MSYRKLRNIGFTIFLIVIIIVIAFFSIYKNNNVSSSLIGKLIPLNLYGQLIELSNQDYNITANPITLRLLPYNFSSNGKPAVIFVGAEWCPYCAVERWSLIIALLRFGNFSNLEYMLSSSTDIYPNTPTFTFVNSTYYSPYISFVPIEYEDREGQPLMKIPVNVYNVWMEYGNGSIPFLIIGYYYEVGTTINPGLLSGKNWTYVINQLHNPNSEIYKQIYEQANLITEAICHIDGNRPVSVCSHFSSVQPNIQNYYLITIYDNKNYFKSNKS